A stretch of the Marasmius oreades isolate 03SP1 chromosome 8, whole genome shotgun sequence genome encodes the following:
- a CDS encoding uncharacterized protein (MEROPS:MER0002104), which yields MSKKAPDPEKQSLPTAQPVQSSNFKRRIVSFICLSTTLYGLYSLTHIWSRVATVHRDVLHVKPPPLDVHEREKLFLSVPNGKSAHAAAKTFASHPHVAGSPQDYEDAQKMLSFFQTELGIKPPRKPPIFPAGTPKSRAATIGLTELLRPHGPTAWIDVYYPILDAPLGRSLELLDTKGNSMWSADLNEDGDPLDEDAHAYRDFVPAWHGFSSHGEAEGQIIYANYGTKEDYDELVEAGTNLTGKIVLVRYGDTARGLKVKGAEELGAAGVLIYSDIRDDGYVTVENGYEPYPRGPARNPTSIQRGSVLYFTKHPGDPTTPGYPAYERAERQEPVNLVKIPSLPISWHNAQRILEEVGEIYTQDSDIRKKKLSGKSSISKVRMVNHVDYNITPIWNTMAAIPGHIKDEVGIVGNHRDAWVLGAGDPISGTASLHEIVRGFGELLRQGWKPLRTILIASWDAEEHGLIGSTEYGEDFADWLSEHAITYVNVDVSSAGSRWTALGSPSLAHLIKRAALDIPHPTEEGKTLWDARDDKGPFSGLNGTQSTSAWADPEYIQDYEKKVEEEASLSTGVGPLGSGSDFTVFLQRLGIASMDQNFAPTPYDAVWHDHSIYDTVRWQEEYADPGYNKHVAVARHLGLTVMRLTDTVIIPLNTTQYAFELDDYLDKVEDLAADIFGDGEDDDITPHLSLLRDQIERLQDASLELDEEKVAAEENFRKALDRLPSFPRPASSRSHSHRCGGVTGRLSAWYHSIFGPNESETVYDHIDDWKDFLSLPLEDGDSFARLSRLPFPKNPWLDFLRAARRLVKVNKKVFGFERGFLHPDGISKDREWYRHLGVAPGKWLGYGATTFPALTEAITIDKNADAAKEEVLRLIEVLVGLTAQTRP from the exons ATGTCGAAGAAAGCACCAGATCCTGAGAAACAATCCTTACCGACAGCTCAACCAGTACAATCCAGCAACTTCAAGCGGCGCATCGTTTCCTTTATCTGTCTTTCCACTACATTATATGGATTATACTCCCTCACCCACATCTGGAGCCGAGTCGCGACGGTTCATAGGGATGTACTACATGTCAAACCACCTCCATTAGACGTGCATGAAAGAGAGAAACTCTTCCT CTCGGTTCCAAACGGTAAAAGTGCTCATGCTGCCGCAAAGACCTTTGCCAGTCATCCACACGTTGCAGGCTCACCCCAAGATTACGAAGACGCGCAAAAGATGCTTTCCTTCTTCCAAACCGAACTAGGCATCAAACCACCCCGAAAGCCACCCATCTTCCCCGCAGGAACCCCAAAGTCCCGCGCAGCTACCATCGGGCTCACTGAACTACTGCGCCCTCATGGACCCACCGCATGGATCGATGTCTATTACCCGATTCTCGACGCACCGCTTGGCAGGAGCCTGGAACTACTGGATACCAAAGGAAACTCGATGTGGAGCGCCGATCTGAACGAGGATGGTGATCCATTAGACGAAGACGCACACGCCTATCGGGATTTCGTACCTGCCTGGCACGGATTCAGTAGCCACGGAGAAGCTGAAGGCCAG ATTATATACGCGAATTACGGAACCAAAGAG GATTACGATGAACTCGTCGAAGCAGGTACCAACCTCACTGGCAAAATCGTTTTAGTACGTTACGGTGACACAGCCCGTGGACTCAAG GTTAAAGGTGCAGAAGAACTAGGCGCAGCCGGTGTTCTCATCTATTCCGACATCCGCGATGACGGCTACGTCACCGTCGAAAACGGGTACGAGCCTTACCCACGAGGACCAGCTCGAAACCCTACTTCCATTCAACGTGGAAGCGTCCTGTATTTCACAAAACACCCCGGAGATCCAACCACACCAGGGTACCCCGCTTATGAACGCGCCGAACGACAGGAGCCTGTGAACCTCGTGAAGATTCCCAGTCTTCCGATTTCGTGGCATAATGCTCAACGAATTTTGGAGGAGGTCGGGGAAATATATACACAGGATTCTGACATTAGAAAGAAGAAGCTAAGTGGGAAGAGTTCGATCTCGAAAGTTAGAATGGTCAACCATG TTGACTATAACATCACTCCCATATGGAATACGATGGCGGCTATTCCTGGTCATATTAAGGATGAGGTGGGTATCGTGGGCAATCATCGAGATG CTTGGGTACTAGGCGCTGGTGACCCTATCAGCGGAACCGCATCTCTCCACGAGATCGTACGAGGGTTTGGGGAACTGCTAAGGCAAGGATGGAAACCGCTTCGAACGATCTTGATTGCAAGTTGGGATGCGGAGGAG CATGGTTTGATCGGTAGCACAGAGTACGGCGAAGACTTCGCCGACTGGCTCTCGGAACACGCGATCACGTACGTGAACGTCGACGTATCTTCCGCAGGCTCGAGATGGACTGCGTTGGGGTCACCTTCGCTTGCTCATCTCATCAAACGAGCGGCCCTAGACATTCCTCATCCAactgaagaagggaaaaccCTTTGGGATGCGCGTGACGATAAGGGGCCCTTCTCTGGTTTGAACGGGACTCAGAGTACGTCGGCGTGGGCTGATCCGGAATACATTCAGGATTATGAGAAAAAggtagaagaggaagctAGTTTGTCGACCGGTGTGGGCCCTTTGGGAAGTGGAAGTGATTTTACAGTGTTTTTGCAGAGGCTTGGT ATTGCCAGTATGGATCAAAACTTCGCACCAACACCTTACGACGCAGTCTGGCACGATCACTCGATTTATGATACTGTTCGATGGCAGGAGGAATATGCGGATCCGGGATATAACAAACAT GTCGCTGTCGCACGACACTTGGGATTGACGGTCATGCGACTCACAGATACAGTCATCATTCCCCTCAACACAACCCAGTACGCGTTTGAGTTGGATGACTATCTGGACAA AGTTGAAGACCTCGCTGCTGACATTTTCGGTGACGGCGAGGACGACGACATCACACCACACCTCTCCCTTCTCCGCGATCAAATTGAACGGCTTCAAGATGCGAGTCTGGAATTGGACGAGGAGAAAGTAGCTGCTGAGGAGAATTTCAGGAAAGCTCTTGATAGATTGCCTTCATTCCCTAGACCAGCAAGTTCCCGCTCCCACTCGCATCGTTGTGGAGGAGTGACTGGGCGTCTTTCGGCTTGGTATCACTCCATTTTTGGTCCCAACGAATCCGAAACTGTTTACGACCACATCGACGACTGGAAGGACTTTTTATCTCTACCCCTCGAGGATGGAGATTCCTTTGCGAGACTTTCCCGGTTACCGTTCCCTAAGAACCCATGGTTGGACTTTCTCAGAGCCGCAAGACGACTAGTTAAAGTGAATAAGAAGGTTTTCGGATTCGAACGAGGATTCCTTCACCCGGATGGGATTAGTAAAGACCGGGAGTGGTACAGGCATTTGGGTGTTGCGCCCGGGAAATGGCTTGGGTACGGTGCTACGACTTTCCCTGCGTTAACGGAGGCGATTACGATCGATAAGAATGCAGATGCTGCGAAGGAGGAGGTGTTGAGGTTGATTGAAGTTTTGGTTGGGTTGACGGCGCAGACGAGGCCCTAA